Proteins encoded by one window of Microplitis mediator isolate UGA2020A chromosome 1, iyMicMedi2.1, whole genome shotgun sequence:
- the LOC130678133 gene encoding uncharacterized protein LOC130678133 isoform X1 has translation MPLNFSLRHAYLESETDSVLPMAPNIYIITPIQHEQECAGRSLATLLISWVAVAMLGAILLRWEHMWIALTVLTLLFLMMCAYAIKLKRQTPSEIVGEDRCYVHSNNSNNDISNNRNIQTVSGSVDNFTEIIQPPAYQQYWINDLPPSYSAAIGTELPIEITRRSLPILDDNYATITSNPPAYCTVIQLDSTGTHTIDSNEQQLVDSVLPPLARNLNSDSKF, from the exons atgccactaaatttttcgttgcgTCACGCATATCTTGAGTCTGAAACAGACAGTGTTTTACCAATGGCTCCGAATATCTATATTATAACTCCAATACAACAT gaGCAAGAATGTGCAGGCCGGTCATTGGCAACACTTTTGATATCATGGGTCGCAGTTGCAATGTTGGGAGCTATTCTTCTGCGATGGGAACACATGTGGATAGCATTAACAGTATTGACATTATTATTTCTGATGATGTGCGCGTATGCAATTAAATTGAAACGACAGACTCCTAGTGAAATTGTTGGAGAAGATAGATGTTATGTACATagcaataatagtaataatgatattagCAACAATAGAAATATTCAAACAGTTTCTGGATCAGTAGACAACTTTACCGAG ATAATACAACCACCAGCTTATCAGCAGTACTGGATTAACGATTTACCGCCATCATATTCCGCAGCCATTGGCACAGAACTACCAATCGAAATAACTAGACGTTCCCTTCCAATATTAGATGATAATTACGCAACAATAACATCAAATCCACCGGCCTACTGTACAGTCATTCAATTAGACTCTACTGGGACTCACACGATTGATAGTAATGAGCAACAATTGGTTGATAGTGTGCTGCCACCTttggcgcgaaatttgaatagcgattcgaaattttaa
- the LOC130678133 gene encoding uncharacterized protein LOC130678133 isoform X3, with the protein MLGAILLRWEHMWIALTVLTLLFLMMCAYAIKLKRQTPSEIVGEDRCYVHSNNSNNDISNNRNIQTVSGSVDNFTEIIQPPAYQQYWINDLPPSYSAAIGTELPIEITRRSLPILDDNYATITSNPPAYCTVIQLDSTGTHTIDSNEQQLVDSVLPPLARNLNSDSKF; encoded by the exons ATGTTGGGAGCTATTCTTCTGCGATGGGAACACATGTGGATAGCATTAACAGTATTGACATTATTATTTCTGATGATGTGCGCGTATGCAATTAAATTGAAACGACAGACTCCTAGTGAAATTGTTGGAGAAGATAGATGTTATGTACATagcaataatagtaataatgatattagCAACAATAGAAATATTCAAACAGTTTCTGGATCAGTAGACAACTTTACCGAG ATAATACAACCACCAGCTTATCAGCAGTACTGGATTAACGATTTACCGCCATCATATTCCGCAGCCATTGGCACAGAACTACCAATCGAAATAACTAGACGTTCCCTTCCAATATTAGATGATAATTACGCAACAATAACATCAAATCCACCGGCCTACTGTACAGTCATTCAATTAGACTCTACTGGGACTCACACGATTGATAGTAATGAGCAACAATTGGTTGATAGTGTGCTGCCACCTttggcgcgaaatttgaatagcgattcgaaattttaa
- the LOC130678133 gene encoding uncharacterized protein LOC130678133 isoform X2: MDDSINSYAYREQECAGRSLATLLISWVAVAMLGAILLRWEHMWIALTVLTLLFLMMCAYAIKLKRQTPSEIVGEDRCYVHSNNSNNDISNNRNIQTVSGSVDNFTEIIQPPAYQQYWINDLPPSYSAAIGTELPIEITRRSLPILDDNYATITSNPPAYCTVIQLDSTGTHTIDSNEQQLVDSVLPPLARNLNSDSKF, encoded by the exons atGGATGATAGTATCAACTCTTATGCATATCGA gaGCAAGAATGTGCAGGCCGGTCATTGGCAACACTTTTGATATCATGGGTCGCAGTTGCAATGTTGGGAGCTATTCTTCTGCGATGGGAACACATGTGGATAGCATTAACAGTATTGACATTATTATTTCTGATGATGTGCGCGTATGCAATTAAATTGAAACGACAGACTCCTAGTGAAATTGTTGGAGAAGATAGATGTTATGTACATagcaataatagtaataatgatattagCAACAATAGAAATATTCAAACAGTTTCTGGATCAGTAGACAACTTTACCGAG ATAATACAACCACCAGCTTATCAGCAGTACTGGATTAACGATTTACCGCCATCATATTCCGCAGCCATTGGCACAGAACTACCAATCGAAATAACTAGACGTTCCCTTCCAATATTAGATGATAATTACGCAACAATAACATCAAATCCACCGGCCTACTGTACAGTCATTCAATTAGACTCTACTGGGACTCACACGATTGATAGTAATGAGCAACAATTGGTTGATAGTGTGCTGCCACCTttggcgcgaaatttgaatagcgattcgaaattttaa